A genomic region of Streptomyces sp. R33 contains the following coding sequences:
- a CDS encoding FUSC family protein, with translation MSTERTEQIPSGRPRHRPLAPPAWLLNGLRPSTAPIPWAAAARAGVAMATPLAVGFALNEPEYGALVSMGALSGVIGDTADAYRMRVLNIAVPQLFGAVGVALGTLVFGHGWLAVGVLTLIALVSGMISSIGTVASVSGLLLLLNAVVGAGLPLPRPWWTAPLLLVAGGLFVLLLTLLGWPLRGRQPERVAVAATYRALADALESAGGPDYDERRRQVTHALNQAYDLVLGRRARVHGRSPSLVRMLAQLNVVIPLVEAAPAMHLRGRPLPPEIPAAVRDLARAVEQGRTGKAVLELPTPHTPAERALDAAVRHAAAIVHLPEPDLHNVDDRLGRPAALTVRARRAVRDMMLSGASWRYGLRLALCIGLAQSLVSLVPVERSYWIALTVTFVLKPDFGSVFSRALLRALGTAAGLVVAAAVLAEVPRGWWDVPVMVVLGALIPAFSVKGYAFQTAAITPVILLLSDLLNHQGFDLIRPRLLDSLIGCAITLVFGYLLWPESWHTRIGDRLADTVDDAARYVERAFGGHPDTEAGRQAARTARLQARRRIYRDMSGVRNEFQRALTEPPPTGARAAAWWPLVVAVERIVDATTAARVRVNHGAQAPRDEEVAGVITDLHALAEGVRTARSPAQLRPAAPRPGDETSVLAPVRHEVAAARAIASADH, from the coding sequence ATGAGCACCGAACGCACCGAACAGATACCGTCCGGGCGACCCCGGCACCGTCCGCTGGCCCCGCCCGCCTGGCTGCTCAACGGCTTGCGGCCGAGCACCGCCCCGATCCCCTGGGCCGCGGCCGCGCGAGCCGGCGTGGCGATGGCCACCCCGCTCGCCGTCGGCTTCGCCCTGAACGAGCCCGAATACGGGGCCCTCGTCTCGATGGGCGCCCTGTCCGGGGTCATCGGCGATACCGCCGACGCCTACCGCATGCGGGTCCTGAACATCGCCGTGCCGCAGCTCTTCGGCGCGGTCGGAGTCGCCCTGGGCACCCTGGTCTTCGGCCACGGCTGGCTCGCCGTCGGCGTCCTCACCCTGATCGCCCTCGTCTCCGGGATGATCTCCTCGATCGGCACGGTCGCCTCCGTCTCCGGACTGCTGCTGCTCCTCAACGCCGTGGTCGGCGCCGGCCTGCCGCTCCCCCGGCCCTGGTGGACGGCCCCGCTGCTGCTCGTTGCGGGCGGGCTCTTCGTCCTCCTGCTGACCCTGCTGGGCTGGCCGCTGCGCGGGCGGCAACCGGAGCGCGTCGCCGTGGCGGCCACCTACCGGGCCCTCGCCGACGCCCTGGAATCCGCGGGCGGACCGGACTACGACGAGCGCCGCCGGCAGGTCACGCATGCCCTGAACCAGGCTTACGACCTGGTGCTGGGCCGCCGGGCCCGGGTGCACGGCCGCAGCCCCTCCCTCGTGCGGATGCTGGCCCAGTTGAACGTGGTGATCCCCCTGGTCGAGGCCGCACCCGCCATGCACCTGCGCGGCAGGCCCCTGCCGCCCGAGATCCCGGCGGCCGTACGGGACCTGGCACGGGCCGTGGAACAAGGCCGCACGGGGAAGGCCGTACTGGAGCTGCCCACGCCGCACACACCCGCCGAACGGGCCCTCGACGCTGCCGTGCGGCATGCGGCGGCCATCGTCCACCTGCCGGAACCGGACCTGCACAACGTCGACGACCGGCTCGGCCGGCCCGCCGCGCTGACGGTCCGGGCCCGGCGGGCGGTGCGCGACATGATGCTGTCCGGCGCCTCCTGGCGGTACGGGCTGCGCCTCGCCCTGTGCATCGGGCTGGCCCAGTCACTGGTCTCCCTGGTCCCGGTCGAGCGGTCCTACTGGATCGCGCTGACCGTCACCTTCGTCCTCAAGCCCGACTTCGGCTCGGTGTTCTCCCGGGCCCTGCTGCGGGCCCTGGGGACGGCGGCCGGACTGGTCGTGGCCGCCGCCGTGCTCGCCGAGGTGCCGCGCGGCTGGTGGGACGTGCCGGTGATGGTGGTGCTCGGCGCCCTGATCCCCGCGTTCTCCGTCAAGGGGTACGCCTTCCAGACCGCCGCGATCACCCCGGTGATCCTGCTGCTCTCGGACCTCCTCAACCACCAGGGCTTCGACCTGATCCGGCCCCGGCTGCTGGACAGCCTGATCGGCTGCGCCATCACCCTCGTCTTCGGCTATCTGCTGTGGCCCGAGAGCTGGCACACCCGGATCGGCGACCGGCTCGCCGACACGGTGGACGATGCGGCCCGGTACGTGGAGCGGGCCTTCGGGGGCCATCCGGACACGGAGGCCGGGCGGCAGGCCGCCCGGACCGCCCGGCTCCAGGCCCGGCGGCGGATCTACCGGGACATGTCGGGCGTACGGAACGAGTTCCAGCGGGCTCTGACCGAGCCGCCGCCGACGGGGGCGCGGGCCGCCGCCTGGTGGCCGCTGGTCGTCGCCGTCGAGCGGATCGTGGACGCGACCACCGCCGCCCGGGTCCGGGTCAACCACGGCGCCCAGGCCCCCCGCGACGAGGAGGTGGCCGGCGTCATCACCGACCTGCACGCCCTCGCCGAGGGCGTGCGCACCGCCCGGAGCCCTGCCCAGCTGCGGCCCGCGGCCCCGCGGCCCGGGGACGAGACCTCCGTCCTGGCCCCGGTGCGCCACGAGGTGGCGGCGGCCCGCGCGATCGCCTCCGCGGACCACTGA
- a CDS encoding ABC transporter permease produces the protein MSTFTAPVPAATPAPLRDAATMLRRNLRHALRYPGLSLGTMAVPVIFLLLFVYVLGRPLAAGIGTGAAYINYLVPGILLMTVTAASTSTAVSVCTDLTEGIVARFRTMAISRPSILVGRVISSVLQTLVSVGLVIGIALLMGFRPSAGLTEWIAALGLITLLTFAVTWLAVALGTVSKTPEGASNIVLPLAFLPFIGSAFVPTDSMPTVVRVFAEHQPFTPIIETVRGLLMGTPIGDNGIVAVAWCLGLTVAGYFWATRVFNRQAG, from the coding sequence ATGAGCACCTTCACCGCCCCCGTCCCCGCCGCCACCCCCGCCCCGCTGCGCGACGCGGCGACGATGCTGCGCCGCAACCTCAGGCACGCGCTGCGCTACCCCGGGCTCTCCCTCGGCACCATGGCCGTGCCCGTCATCTTCCTGCTGCTCTTCGTATACGTCCTCGGCCGGCCGCTCGCCGCGGGCATCGGAACCGGCGCCGCCTACATCAACTACCTCGTCCCCGGCATCCTCCTGATGACCGTGACCGCCGCCTCCACGTCCACCGCGGTGTCCGTCTGCACCGACCTCACCGAGGGGATCGTGGCCCGCTTCCGCACCATGGCCATCTCCCGCCCGTCGATCCTCGTCGGCCGTGTGATCAGCAGCGTGCTCCAGACCCTGGTCAGCGTCGGCCTCGTCATCGGCATCGCCCTGCTGATGGGCTTCCGGCCCTCCGCCGGGCTCACCGAATGGATCGCCGCCCTCGGCCTGATCACCCTGCTCACCTTCGCCGTGACCTGGCTGGCCGTCGCCCTCGGCACCGTCAGCAAGACCCCGGAGGGCGCCAGCAACATCGTCCTGCCGCTGGCCTTCCTGCCCTTCATCGGCAGCGCGTTCGTCCCCACCGACTCGATGCCCACCGTGGTCCGCGTCTTCGCCGAGCACCAGCCCTTCACCCCGATCATCGAGACCGTCCGGGGCCTGCTGATGGGCACCCCGATCGGCGACAACGGGATCGTCGCCGTCGCCTGGTGCCTCGGGCTCACGGTGGCCGGGTACTTCTGGGCCACCCGGGTGTTCAACCGCCAGGCCGGCTGA
- a CDS encoding histidine phosphatase family protein codes for MRRPFEDASRQVRFGHGDPCPQYAGLQGPDAGEWAGRTLDEVAAEDPAAVRSWLTDPDYAPPGGESVTALIARVGAALAALPAGTHRAVVDQAVVRAAVVSALELPATAFWRLDVRPDTVTSLTGRLGRWNLQLGQPAEK; via the coding sequence GTGAGACGTCCATTCGAGGACGCTTCACGGCAGGTTCGCTTCGGCCACGGCGACCCTTGCCCGCAGTACGCGGGCCTGCAAGGCCCGGACGCGGGGGAGTGGGCCGGGCGGACCCTGGACGAGGTCGCCGCCGAGGATCCGGCCGCCGTCCGGAGCTGGCTGACGGACCCGGACTACGCGCCGCCCGGCGGGGAGTCCGTCACCGCGCTGATCGCCCGCGTCGGCGCCGCCCTCGCCGCTCTGCCCGCGGGTACGCATCGCGCCGTCGTCGACCAGGCCGTCGTCAGGGCGGCCGTCGTGTCCGCGCTGGAGCTGCCGGCCACCGCCTTCTGGCGCCTCGACGTACGCCCGGACACGGTGACCAGCCTCACCGGGCGGCTCGGGCGGTGGAACCTCCAGCTCGGGCAGCCGGCCGAGAAGTAG
- a CDS encoding class F sortase, giving the protein MPRAKWVVGVLTVALLGTGIGMLRSTEGARPTAATAADALPSRALGLSGHRRLVEQLEHSGQHAPAKGPRPARAAAITPLRASRPQRLHIPSLGVDLALGGDGDEASWDQDTPAPGSAGTAVVTAADLRLGELRRGLTVEIARADGRTAVFTVDRVSPGVSGRGQRPGRAQLRLVGGETTVLARLTGRHRTR; this is encoded by the coding sequence ATGCCCCGCGCCAAGTGGGTGGTCGGCGTGCTGACAGTGGCTCTGCTGGGCACCGGCATAGGGATGTTGCGCAGCACCGAGGGCGCGCGGCCCACCGCGGCCACGGCCGCCGACGCGCTGCCCTCGCGGGCGCTGGGCCTGTCCGGTCACCGCCGGCTCGTCGAGCAGCTGGAGCACTCCGGGCAGCACGCCCCCGCAAAGGGGCCCCGACCCGCGCGGGCCGCCGCCATCACACCACTGCGGGCGAGCCGGCCGCAGAGGCTGCACATCCCGAGTCTCGGGGTCGACCTGGCGCTGGGCGGGGACGGGGACGAGGCCTCCTGGGACCAGGACACCCCGGCCCCGGGCTCGGCCGGCACCGCCGTGGTCACGGCCGCCGACCTGCGCCTCGGCGAGCTGCGACGCGGGCTGACCGTCGAGATCGCGCGTGCGGACGGCCGTACCGCCGTCTTCACCGTCGACCGGGTCTCACCCGGGGTCAGCGGTCGCGGGCAGCGGCCGGGGCGGGCCCAACTGCGGCTAGTCGGCGGCGAGACCACGGTCCTGGCGCGGCTGACCGGCCGGCACCGCACCCGCTGA
- a CDS encoding HAMP domain-containing sensor histidine kinase: protein MSSLRWKIALTVAAVSCAVAAALGILVHNVVAQQIVGEVRKDADRELEHALAHYQYGTAHGDVNLALDPPGLPGPLRKLVSRGLTGSMVGEHDATPVMWAAAPADGKALTVWIPYESTRHRLQDIDTAILASSAVAAGVVALAGVFLAHRISRRLTTTAAVARRISAGDLDARVGFPAEEDGPHGTDSGGRRLPRHRDEVGDVAQALDSMAESLQKRIEAEKRFTADVAHELRTPLTGSLAAAALLPEGRPKEMINDRLKALHLLTEDLLEISRLESGVERADLTRVELGRAVQRAVAATRLEASVRVVRDAVVLTDRRRLDRILANLLVNADKHGEPPVEVTVEGPVVVVRDHGSGYPPELVEQGPQRFRTGDPGRGRGHGLGLTIAAGQAAVLEITLGFANAPDGGAVTTLRLPVGRLTEGTST from the coding sequence ATGAGCAGCCTGCGCTGGAAGATCGCCCTGACCGTCGCGGCGGTGTCCTGCGCGGTCGCGGCGGCGCTGGGGATCCTCGTGCACAACGTGGTCGCGCAGCAGATCGTCGGGGAGGTGCGCAAGGACGCGGACCGGGAGCTGGAGCACGCCCTCGCCCACTACCAGTACGGCACCGCACACGGCGACGTGAACCTCGCCCTCGACCCGCCCGGCCTGCCGGGTCCGCTGCGGAAGCTGGTGTCACGCGGCCTGACCGGCAGCATGGTCGGCGAGCACGACGCCACACCCGTCATGTGGGCCGCCGCACCCGCCGACGGCAAGGCCCTCACCGTCTGGATCCCGTACGAGAGCACCCGCCACCGGCTGCAGGACATCGACACGGCGATCCTCGCCTCCTCGGCGGTGGCGGCCGGAGTGGTCGCGCTGGCCGGCGTGTTCCTCGCCCACCGGATCAGCCGGCGGCTGACGACCACGGCCGCCGTGGCCCGCCGGATCAGCGCCGGCGACCTGGACGCGCGCGTGGGGTTCCCCGCCGAGGAGGACGGTCCGCACGGCACGGACAGCGGCGGCCGGCGACTGCCGCGCCACCGCGACGAGGTGGGGGACGTGGCGCAGGCGCTCGACTCGATGGCCGAGTCCCTGCAGAAGCGGATCGAGGCGGAGAAGCGCTTCACCGCGGACGTCGCGCACGAGCTGCGCACCCCGCTCACCGGCTCGCTGGCCGCGGCCGCCCTGCTGCCGGAGGGCCGCCCCAAGGAGATGATCAACGACCGGCTCAAAGCCCTGCACCTGCTCACCGAGGACCTGCTGGAGATCTCCCGGCTGGAGTCGGGCGTCGAGCGGGCCGACCTGACCCGGGTGGAACTCGGCCGGGCGGTGCAGCGGGCCGTCGCGGCGACCCGCCTGGAGGCCTCGGTACGGGTGGTCCGGGACGCGGTGGTGCTCACCGACCGGCGGCGGCTGGACCGGATCCTGGCCAATCTGCTGGTCAACGCCGACAAACACGGGGAACCACCGGTCGAGGTCACCGTCGAGGGCCCGGTGGTGGTCGTGCGCGACCACGGGTCCGGCTACCCGCCCGAGCTGGTCGAGCAGGGCCCGCAGCGGTTCCGCACCGGGGACCCGGGCCGCGGCCGGGGTCACGGGCTGGGCCTGACGATCGCGGCCGGCCAGGCGGCGGTCCTGGAGATCACCCTGGGCTTCGCCAACGCACCCGACGGCGGGGCGGTGACCACGCTCAGGCTCCCCGTGGGCCGCCTGACGGAGGGAACATCCACCTAA
- a CDS encoding ATP-binding cassette domain-containing protein produces the protein MTSHSGLPAITATGLRKAYGDKTVLDGIDLHVPTGTIFSLLGPNGAGKTTTVQILSTLIGTDAGHVRIAGYDLATHPDAVRAAIGVTGQFSAVDKLLTAEENLLLMADLRHLGKAEGRRRAAELLEAFDLVDVARKVALTFSGGMLRRLDLAMTLMGSPQVIFLDEPTTGLDPRSRRAMWQIIRELVADGVTIFLTTQYLEEADQLADRIAVLDHGKLVAEGTAYELKRLVPGGNINLRFAERGGYERAARSFGEASRDAEALTLQIPSDGGVQSLRALIDRLDAESIEVSGLTVHTPDLDDVFLALTGRPVTPVAPGTSTAPVVAPVQTAKESAR, from the coding sequence ATGACCTCACACTCTGGCCTGCCGGCCATCACGGCCACCGGGCTGCGCAAGGCGTACGGGGACAAGACCGTCCTCGACGGAATCGACCTGCACGTCCCGACAGGGACCATCTTCTCGCTGCTCGGCCCGAACGGGGCCGGCAAGACCACCACCGTGCAGATCCTGTCCACCCTGATCGGCACCGACGCCGGGCACGTGCGGATCGCCGGGTACGACCTGGCCACGCACCCCGACGCCGTTCGGGCGGCCATCGGCGTCACCGGACAGTTCTCGGCGGTGGACAAGCTGCTCACCGCCGAGGAGAACCTGCTCCTGATGGCCGACCTGCGCCACCTCGGCAAGGCCGAGGGCCGCCGTCGGGCCGCCGAACTGCTGGAGGCCTTCGATCTCGTCGACGTGGCCCGCAAGGTGGCGCTCACCTTCTCCGGCGGCATGCTGAGGCGCCTCGACCTGGCGATGACCCTGATGGGCAGCCCGCAGGTCATCTTCCTCGACGAGCCGACCACCGGTCTCGACCCCCGCAGCCGCCGCGCGATGTGGCAGATCATCCGTGAGCTCGTCGCCGACGGCGTCACCATCTTCCTCACCACCCAGTACCTGGAGGAGGCCGATCAGCTCGCCGACCGGATCGCCGTCCTCGACCACGGGAAGCTGGTCGCCGAGGGCACCGCGTACGAGCTCAAGCGGCTGGTCCCCGGCGGGAACATCAACCTCCGGTTCGCCGAGCGCGGCGGGTACGAGCGCGCCGCCCGCAGCTTCGGCGAGGCGTCGCGCGATGCGGAAGCCCTCACCCTCCAGATCCCCAGCGACGGCGGCGTGCAGTCGCTGCGGGCACTGATCGACCGGCTCGATGCCGAGTCCATCGAGGTCAGTGGCCTGACCGTGCACACCCCCGATCTCGACGACGTCTTCCTCGCCCTGACCGGGCGGCCCGTCACGCCCGTCGCCCCCGGCACCTCCACCGCCCCCGTCGTCGCCCCCGTCCAGACCGCCAAGGAGTCCGCACGATGA
- the pucL gene encoding factor-independent urate hydroxylase has translation MSKHVLAQNQYGKAENRIVKVTRKGGDGSWHEIRDLNVSVALRGEFRDVHLTGDNANCLPTDTTKNTVYAFGKEHGIASPEAFGILLAKHFVSSQSPIREAQIRIEEYAWERIPVPTRKEQHSFVRKGQEVRTAQITYSETTGLQVISGLKDLTVMNSTNSEFHGYIKDKYTTLKEAYDRILATKVTARWAHSALAADDASYDWDQSYKKVRKNMLEAFAETYSYSLQQTLNQMAERVLDHCPRVNEVRLNLPNKHHFLVDLEPFGLKNDNEVYFAADRMYGLIEGTVHRDGVQPVIATSDWIVA, from the coding sequence ATGAGCAAGCACGTCCTGGCGCAGAACCAGTACGGCAAGGCCGAGAACCGCATCGTCAAGGTCACCCGCAAGGGCGGCGACGGGTCCTGGCACGAGATCCGCGACCTCAACGTCTCGGTGGCGCTCCGCGGCGAGTTCCGCGACGTCCACCTGACCGGCGACAACGCCAACTGCCTGCCGACGGACACCACCAAGAACACGGTGTACGCCTTCGGCAAGGAGCACGGCATCGCCTCCCCCGAGGCCTTCGGCATCCTGCTCGCGAAGCACTTCGTCTCCTCCCAGTCGCCGATCCGCGAGGCGCAGATCCGGATCGAGGAGTACGCCTGGGAGCGGATCCCGGTCCCGACGCGCAAGGAGCAGCACTCCTTCGTCCGCAAGGGCCAGGAGGTGCGCACCGCGCAGATCACGTACAGCGAGACGACCGGTCTGCAGGTCATCTCGGGTCTGAAGGACCTGACGGTGATGAACTCGACGAACTCCGAGTTCCACGGCTACATCAAGGACAAGTACACGACGCTCAAGGAGGCGTACGACCGCATCCTGGCGACGAAGGTCACCGCGCGCTGGGCGCACTCGGCGCTGGCCGCCGACGACGCCTCGTACGACTGGGACCAGTCGTACAAGAAGGTCCGCAAGAACATGCTGGAAGCGTTCGCCGAGACCTACTCGTACTCGCTGCAGCAGACCCTCAACCAGATGGCCGAGCGGGTGCTCGACCACTGCCCGCGGGTCAACGAGGTACGCCTGAACCTCCCCAACAAGCACCACTTCCTCGTCGACCTGGAGCCCTTCGGCCTCAAGAACGACAACGAGGTCTACTTCGCGGCGGACCGGATGTACGGCCTGATCGAGGGCACCGTGCACCGCGACGGCGTGCAGCCGGTGATCGCGACGAGCGACTGGATCGTCGCCTGA
- a CDS encoding CbtB-domain containing protein encodes MAHSAVPTTAPAVTPISLSALAPWALFAGVLMLVLLYLVGAEQGATALFEGDTVHEWMHDGRHLLGFPCH; translated from the coding sequence ATGGCTCACTCCGCCGTGCCCACGACGGCCCCTGCCGTCACCCCGATCTCGCTCTCCGCTCTCGCCCCCTGGGCCCTGTTCGCCGGCGTCCTGATGCTGGTCCTGCTCTACCTCGTCGGTGCCGAGCAGGGCGCCACCGCGCTCTTCGAGGGCGACACCGTCCACGAGTGGATGCACGACGGTCGCCACCTCCTCGGCTTCCCCTGCCACTGA
- a CDS encoding aspartate aminotransferase family protein: protein MNAEAADALAAVKDADRKHVFHSWSAQELIDPLAVAGAEGSYFWDYQGNRYLDFSSALVYTNIGYQHPKVTAAIQEQAAKLCTVAPGFAVDVRSEAARLIAERTPGDLDKIFFTNAGAEAVENAVRMARLHTGRPKVLSAYRSYHGATSTAINLTGDARRFGNDTATAGVVHFWGPFAYRSPFYAATEAEECERALRHLEDTIVFEGPQSIAAIILETVGGAPGVLVHPDGYLAGVRELCDRFGIVFVLDEIMVGFGRTGRWFASEHWGVTPDLICFAKGVTSGYVPLGGVAISAAIAETFARRPYPGGLTYSGHVLACGAAVATINVMEEEGIVEQSARTGAELLGPGLRALAEKHPSVGEVRGLGTFWALELVRDRQTREPLVPYNASGADNAPMVEFAAACKKGGLWPLTAGNRIHVAPPCNISPRDVAKGLAILDEALSVADTHTV from the coding sequence ATGAACGCAGAAGCTGCCGACGCGCTCGCCGCCGTGAAAGACGCCGACCGGAAGCACGTTTTCCATTCCTGGTCGGCGCAGGAGCTCATCGACCCGCTCGCCGTGGCCGGGGCCGAAGGCTCGTACTTCTGGGACTACCAGGGCAACCGCTACCTCGACTTCTCGAGCGCCCTCGTCTACACCAACATCGGCTACCAGCACCCCAAGGTGACGGCGGCCATCCAGGAGCAGGCGGCGAAGCTCTGCACCGTCGCGCCCGGCTTCGCCGTCGACGTCCGCTCGGAGGCGGCCCGGCTGATCGCCGAGCGCACCCCGGGCGACCTCGACAAGATCTTCTTCACCAACGCGGGCGCCGAGGCCGTCGAGAACGCCGTACGGATGGCCCGGCTGCACACCGGCCGGCCCAAGGTGCTGTCCGCGTACCGCTCGTACCACGGGGCCACCTCCACGGCGATCAACCTGACCGGTGACGCCCGCCGCTTCGGCAACGACACCGCGACCGCCGGTGTCGTGCACTTCTGGGGGCCCTTCGCCTACCGCTCGCCCTTCTACGCGGCCACCGAGGCCGAGGAGTGCGAGCGCGCCCTGCGCCACCTCGAGGACACGATCGTCTTCGAGGGCCCGCAGTCGATCGCCGCGATCATTCTGGAGACCGTCGGCGGCGCCCCGGGCGTGCTCGTGCACCCGGACGGCTATCTCGCCGGTGTGCGCGAACTCTGCGACCGCTTCGGCATCGTGTTCGTCCTCGACGAGATCATGGTCGGCTTCGGCCGCACCGGGCGGTGGTTCGCCTCCGAGCACTGGGGAGTCACCCCCGACCTGATCTGCTTCGCCAAGGGCGTGACCAGCGGATACGTCCCGCTCGGCGGGGTCGCCATCTCGGCAGCCATCGCCGAGACCTTCGCCCGCAGGCCCTACCCGGGCGGGCTGACGTACTCCGGGCACGTGCTGGCCTGTGGGGCCGCCGTGGCGACGATCAACGTCATGGAGGAGGAGGGCATCGTCGAGCAGTCCGCCCGCACCGGCGCGGAGCTGCTGGGGCCGGGCCTGCGCGCCCTCGCCGAGAAGCACCCGTCGGTCGGGGAGGTCCGCGGTCTGGGCACGTTCTGGGCGCTGGAGCTCGTACGGGACCGGCAGACGCGCGAACCGCTCGTCCCGTACAACGCCTCCGGAGCGGACAACGCCCCGATGGTCGAGTTCGCGGCCGCCTGTAAGAAGGGCGGGCTGTGGCCGCTGACCGCAGGCAACCGCATCCATGTCGCCCCGCCCTGCAACATCAGCCCGCGGGACGTGGCCAAGGGCCTCGCCATCCTCGACGAGGCGCTGTCGGTCGCGGATACGCACACGGTCTGA
- a CDS encoding CbtA family protein, which produces MNSISPRVLLVRGMLAGLLAGLAAFLVAYVLGESKVDAAIAIEEAGHAAHDHGEEAAPVSRALQATAGLGTGTLLYGIALGGIAALVFCYALGRIGRFGPRATALLVSGGLFVAFNLVPFLKYPSNPPAVGDPDTVVRRTTLYILMIALSALLSAGALILGRRLAPRLGNWNASIVASVGFVAVVAIAYAALPGINEVPADFPATLVWQFRLATVAIQVAMWTTFGLAFGFLAERALVPAAAPQEAVQPAS; this is translated from the coding sequence ATGAACTCCATTTCCCCCCGCGTCCTATTGGTCCGGGGCATGCTGGCAGGTCTGCTCGCAGGCCTGGCCGCGTTTCTCGTCGCGTACGTCCTCGGCGAGTCCAAGGTCGACGCGGCGATCGCCATCGAGGAGGCGGGTCACGCCGCCCACGACCACGGCGAGGAGGCGGCCCCGGTCAGCCGGGCCCTCCAGGCCACGGCAGGCCTCGGCACCGGCACGCTCCTGTACGGGATCGCGCTCGGCGGCATCGCCGCGCTCGTCTTCTGCTACGCCCTGGGCCGCATCGGCCGCTTCGGCCCGCGGGCCACGGCCCTGCTGGTCTCGGGCGGCCTGTTCGTCGCCTTCAACCTGGTGCCGTTCCTCAAGTACCCCTCCAACCCGCCGGCCGTCGGTGACCCCGACACCGTCGTCCGGAGGACCACCCTCTACATCCTGATGATCGCGTTGAGCGCGCTGCTGTCCGCGGGCGCGCTCATCCTGGGCCGGCGTCTGGCACCCAGGCTCGGGAACTGGAACGCCTCGATCGTCGCCTCGGTCGGCTTCGTCGCGGTGGTCGCCATCGCCTACGCGGCGCTGCCCGGCATCAACGAGGTCCCGGCGGATTTCCCGGCCACCCTGGTCTGGCAGTTCCGCCTCGCGACCGTGGCCATCCAGGTCGCGATGTGGACGACTTTCGGCCTGGCCTTCGGTTTTCTTGCCGAACGGGCCCTTGTCCCGGCCGCCGCACCCCAGGAGGCTGTACAGCCCGCGAGCTGA